Proteins encoded by one window of Candidatus Omnitrophota bacterium:
- a CDS encoding FapA family protein — translation MNDVNPNAGSPLEEKKPEQEAFVWGDGIGLEVSASKMSATLEIKLEAAEHYTPEDILKYLGDNNLATSVDSDAIRRIFDEGLFNQSVAAARGIPPKDGEDGYVDWSIDLSILEGAKLVEKGGRVDWKEKHHVLQVAADQKLAVLADPTPGEAGVNVYGEEIPPKPGKPAKFPAGKGLRINEDGTELFAEITGAVSMVDGKVSVSPILNIQGDVSLKTGNINYQETVEISGGVLSDFKIIAGQDIHINGLVEAAELTAGGNIYIAGGIQGYEKAKIRAGGDVVVKYINNAFVEAGGDVVVNGAISNSNVRAKKSVIVSGSKAVVVGGRISAEKEISASVIGSEIGSKTSLELGQDLVALINSMKDEEKKMESLAANYKKMQQANHTLNELRDKGKITPQQEELRLKIIRSGLHLQAQVKKMKNDIHLMEKQVETGRSQQKGIAAREVAWPGVMISIMGNLFPVKAMTSKAIFALRGREIEVFAYKEEDTKKKTEKAEK, via the coding sequence ATGAACGACGTAAATCCAAACGCCGGATCGCCTCTCGAAGAGAAAAAGCCGGAACAAGAGGCATTTGTCTGGGGAGACGGGATCGGTCTCGAAGTTTCCGCCAGCAAAATGTCCGCTACGCTGGAGATCAAACTCGAAGCGGCGGAACACTATACTCCTGAAGATATCCTGAAGTATCTAGGCGACAATAATCTTGCCACTTCCGTCGACTCCGACGCCATTCGCAGGATATTCGACGAGGGTCTCTTCAATCAATCCGTAGCAGCAGCTCGCGGAATCCCACCCAAAGACGGCGAAGACGGTTATGTCGATTGGTCGATCGATCTGTCGATTTTGGAAGGCGCCAAACTCGTCGAAAAAGGCGGGCGCGTCGACTGGAAAGAGAAGCATCACGTCTTGCAAGTCGCGGCGGATCAAAAATTAGCCGTTCTCGCAGATCCTACGCCTGGGGAAGCGGGCGTGAACGTCTATGGGGAAGAGATTCCGCCGAAACCGGGAAAACCGGCGAAATTCCCGGCGGGCAAGGGATTGCGCATCAACGAAGACGGGACGGAATTGTTTGCGGAAATTACGGGCGCCGTATCCATGGTGGATGGAAAGGTTTCCGTAAGTCCCATCCTCAACATTCAAGGCGACGTCAGTTTGAAAACGGGGAATATCAATTACCAGGAGACGGTGGAAATTTCCGGCGGCGTGTTAAGCGATTTTAAAATTATTGCGGGACAGGATATTCACATTAACGGACTCGTGGAAGCGGCGGAATTGACCGCGGGGGGGAACATTTATATCGCCGGCGGCATTCAAGGGTACGAAAAAGCCAAAATCCGCGCCGGGGGCGATGTCGTCGTCAAATACATCAATAATGCCTTTGTAGAAGCGGGCGGCGACGTCGTCGTCAATGGCGCCATATCGAATTCCAATGTGCGCGCGAAGAAAAGTGTTATCGTGAGCGGCAGCAAAGCGGTTGTCGTGGGGGGACGCATCAGTGCGGAAAAAGAGATTTCCGCCTCCGTCATCGGCTCGGAAATCGGATCGAAAACATCGTTGGAACTCGGCCAGGATTTAGTCGCGTTGATTAACTCCATGAAGGATGAAGAAAAAAAGATGGAGTCCCTCGCGGCGAATTATAAAAAAATGCAGCAAGCGAACCATACGTTGAACGAATTGCGGGATAAGGGAAAGATCACGCCGCAGCAGGAAGAACTGCGGTTGAAAATTATCCGCAGCGGGCTGCATCTTCAAGCCCAGGTTAAAAAAATGAAGAACGACATTCATCTGATGGAGAAACAGGTGGAAACAGGCCGTTCCCAGCAAAAAGGCATTGCGGCGAGAGAAGTGGCCTGGCCAGGCGTGATGATCTCCATCATGGGAAATCTCTTTCCTGTAAAAGCCATGACCTCAAAAGCCATTTTCGCTCTGCGGGGAAGAGAGATCGAAGTTTTCGCCTACAAAGAAGAAGATACTAAAAAGAAAACGGAAAAAGCCGAAAAATAA
- a CDS encoding LysM peptidoglycan-binding domain-containing protein, with the protein MNGTSSAFRCFFLVLSAGILSSCASKEIVQLQESVQDMDAKMRRMEQQDTLETAQTTGALKDVNETVNQSLRDIRFTQTNLTNLLEQISSRLGKVEKDLASLQDRVSRLDSFSSETANLTQDLRRSGDEKQEQLASVIDNLSKSVNDLKRSSASEYRQAQQSIESLEARLNKRIDAMDENTKAIYKKILKELGAEVPADAKTAAPSTKENNAKESASGKFHVVESGDTLSSIAAKYGVDMKAIQDLNGIDNPSQNRLGQRLRIP; encoded by the coding sequence ATGAACGGAACAAGTTCTGCTTTTCGCTGTTTTTTTCTTGTCCTCTCGGCAGGGATATTGTCTTCCTGCGCCTCCAAGGAAATCGTCCAGCTTCAGGAATCCGTCCAAGATATGGACGCTAAGATGCGTCGCATGGAACAACAAGACACTTTGGAAACCGCTCAAACGACGGGCGCTCTCAAGGACGTTAACGAGACGGTCAATCAATCGCTGCGCGATATCCGTTTTACCCAAACGAACCTGACGAATTTGTTGGAACAAATATCTTCTCGTTTGGGAAAAGTGGAAAAAGACCTTGCCAGCTTGCAGGATCGCGTCAGCCGTCTCGATTCCTTCTCCTCGGAAACAGCCAATCTGACTCAGGATTTGCGAAGATCGGGCGACGAGAAGCAAGAACAATTAGCCAGCGTAATCGATAACCTATCCAAAAGCGTCAACGACCTCAAGCGAAGTTCGGCTTCTGAATATCGGCAAGCGCAGCAATCGATCGAAAGTCTGGAAGCGCGGTTGAATAAACGAATCGACGCTATGGATGAGAACACGAAAGCCATCTACAAAAAAATTCTTAAAGAACTCGGCGCCGAAGTTCCCGCCGACGCCAAAACCGCGGCGCCCTCTACGAAAGAGAACAATGCCAAGGAGAGCGCATCGGGTAAATTTCACGTCGTTGAAAGCGGCGATACGCTCTCCAGCATCGCCGCGAAGTACGGCGTCGATATGAAGGCCATTCAAGATTTGAATGGAATCGACAATCCTTCTCAAAATAGACTTGGACAACGCCTGCGCATACCCTAA
- a CDS encoding DNA repair helicase XPB has translation MSSNKPLIVQSDKTVFLDVDSDGYEEARDILGAFAELIKCPEHIHTYVITPLSLWNAASAGLTAEEVVQNLEKHSRYAIPGNVKVDIVEYMGRYGRLLLEKENGRLLLRSQDSSLLDEIVRHKKTQPYIGERLNAHTVEIGGDYRGHLKQNLLKIGFPVKDLAGYVEGSPLDITLREQTLGGRPFYLRDYQRSAVSVFYRGGGADGGSGAIVLPCGAGKTIIGLGVMAEMKRQTLILVTNIVALRQWRREILDKTYLDESAVCEYSGECKEIGPITLATYQILTFRKNKEEDFPHLKVFEAQDWGLIIYDEVHLLPAPVFRITADIQARRRLGLTATLIREDGLETDVFSLIGPKCYDVPWKVLEKQGWIATAECHEIRTPMAPELRHEYVVSPPREQYRIASENPLKLDVLEKLLYRHKDDRVLVIGQYLRQLKIVASVFHLPLITGQTPNLEREKLYARFRTGEIGGLVVSKVANFAVDLPEANIAIQISGSFGSRQEEAQRLGRILRPKAEGAIAHFYTIVTRDSNEGEFAQKRQRFLAEQGYQYSIQNMEDDRGLANRILTIVPGRAS, from the coding sequence ATGTCGTCAAACAAACCTCTAATCGTTCAAAGCGATAAAACCGTTTTTCTCGATGTCGACTCCGATGGTTACGAAGAAGCTCGCGATATACTTGGCGCTTTCGCCGAACTGATTAAATGCCCCGAACATATTCATACTTACGTCATAACCCCTCTATCGCTTTGGAATGCAGCCAGCGCCGGCTTGACGGCGGAGGAAGTCGTGCAAAATTTAGAGAAGCATTCCCGCTACGCCATTCCCGGCAATGTGAAGGTGGATATCGTCGAGTATATGGGGCGGTATGGTAGGCTCCTCCTTGAAAAAGAAAACGGACGGCTATTGCTGCGCAGCCAGGACTCTTCCTTATTGGATGAAATTGTCCGTCATAAAAAGACGCAGCCCTATATCGGCGAACGGCTGAATGCCCATACGGTGGAAATCGGCGGCGATTATCGCGGCCATCTCAAGCAGAATCTGCTGAAAATCGGATTTCCCGTCAAGGACCTGGCCGGTTACGTGGAAGGCTCGCCGTTGGATATCACGCTGCGCGAGCAAACCTTGGGAGGACGTCCTTTCTATTTGCGCGATTACCAGCGTTCCGCCGTTTCCGTATTCTATCGCGGCGGCGGGGCGGACGGGGGAAGCGGCGCCATCGTATTGCCTTGCGGCGCGGGAAAGACTATCATCGGCCTCGGCGTCATGGCGGAAATGAAGCGGCAAACCTTGATCTTGGTCACCAACATCGTCGCCTTGCGGCAATGGCGCCGCGAAATTCTGGATAAAACCTACTTGGACGAAAGCGCCGTTTGCGAATACAGCGGCGAATGCAAAGAGATCGGTCCCATCACCCTCGCCACCTATCAAATTTTAACCTTCCGTAAAAATAAAGAAGAAGATTTTCCTCATCTGAAGGTATTCGAAGCTCAGGATTGGGGATTGATTATTTATGACGAGGTGCATCTGCTTCCGGCGCCGGTATTCCGCATCACCGCCGATATCCAGGCGCGGCGGCGGCTGGGATTGACCGCTACGCTTATCCGCGAGGATGGTTTGGAGACGGACGTCTTCAGTTTGATCGGACCCAAATGCTACGACGTTCCTTGGAAAGTTTTGGAAAAACAAGGGTGGATCGCTACGGCGGAATGCCATGAAATCCGGACGCCGATGGCGCCGGAACTGCGGCATGAATACGTCGTCTCCCCCCCGCGGGAACAATACCGCATCGCCTCGGAAAATCCGTTGAAATTGGACGTATTGGAAAAATTGCTCTATCGCCATAAAGACGACCGCGTGTTGGTCATCGGCCAGTATTTGCGCCAACTGAAAATCGTCGCCAGCGTTTTCCATCTTCCCCTGATTACGGGGCAAACGCCGAACTTGGAGCGGGAAAAATTATATGCTCGATTCCGGACGGGAGAAATCGGCGGACTTGTGGTTTCGAAGGTAGCCAATTTCGCCGTGGATTTGCCGGAAGCGAATATCGCCATCCAGATTTCCGGATCCTTCGGCTCACGCCAAGAAGAAGCCCAACGCCTGGGACGAATCTTACGCCCAAAAGCGGAGGGCGCGATCGCTCACTTTTATACGATCGTCACCCGCGACAGCAACGAAGGCGAATTCGCGCAAAAACGGCAACGCTTTTTAGCCGAACAGGGATATCAATATTCCATTCAAAACATGGAAGACGATCGCGGCTTGGCAAACCGGATTTTGACGATCGTTCCCGGTCGAGCATCATGA
- the pal gene encoding peptidoglycan-associated lipoprotein Pal: MTKMKSTVLTVMVLLLIAGLMTGCATKGTAGKGAYARAEKAGTPPPPPSEGPTDRPPLGEEVPFSKLPDAPAGICDRIHFDYDKSDIKPEWIDCLTKIAAYLVAHPEFLVVIEGHCDERGTNEYNMALGERRSKSAQNFLMEKGVAAERIVTRSMGEEKPLETCHDESCWKVNRRDEFFGVRQAR; encoded by the coding sequence ATGACAAAGATGAAAAGCACAGTCTTGACTGTAATGGTTCTTTTGTTGATAGCCGGTCTTATGACGGGTTGCGCGACAAAAGGAACGGCGGGAAAAGGCGCTTATGCTCGCGCGGAAAAAGCGGGAACTCCGCCGCCGCCGCCGTCGGAAGGACCAACGGATCGTCCGCCCCTAGGCGAAGAGGTTCCTTTCTCCAAATTGCCTGATGCGCCGGCGGGAATCTGCGACCGGATTCACTTCGATTACGATAAGTCGGATATCAAGCCGGAGTGGATCGATTGCTTGACCAAAATCGCCGCCTATTTGGTCGCCCATCCCGAATTCCTCGTCGTTATTGAAGGCCATTGCGACGAGCGCGGCACCAACGAATACAACATGGCGCTCGGCGAACGGCGTTCCAAATCGGCGCAGAACTTCCTAATGGAAAAAGGCGTTGCGGCGGAACGGATCGTTACCCGCTCTATGGGCGAAGAGAAGCCCCTCGAGACCTGCCACGACGAAAGCTGCTGGAAGGTCAATCGCCGGGACGAATTCTTTGGTGTTCGTCAAGCCCGCTAA
- a CDS encoding MotA/TolQ/ExbB proton channel family protein — protein sequence MNGHLFQWIIFSQLGDALRQMRDSSFIGLSVYISLFALSVITWGLILKKVFDLRAEKKRAQLFRQLFNKLEGNIVALSQEGILPANSPARLFVSAYEELRLWATLDRERNCIIADRPVIPALERTLDRAIELEKERWERGTTFLATTASVSPLLGLLGTVWGVFLTFHQMGMEQNITLQTVGPGISEALLTTVVGLLVAIPAVFAHNGILRAVRNIETELESFSSEIINHFDRQIVVGAYRKQPEKLMLRKKTSVVT from the coding sequence ATGAATGGCCATTTGTTTCAATGGATTATTTTCTCTCAACTCGGCGATGCGTTGCGGCAAATGCGCGATAGTTCGTTTATCGGCTTATCCGTTTATATCAGCCTTTTTGCGCTTTCCGTCATTACCTGGGGACTCATCCTCAAGAAAGTATTCGATCTGCGCGCGGAAAAAAAACGCGCTCAACTCTTCCGGCAACTTTTCAATAAATTGGAGGGCAATATCGTAGCGCTGTCGCAAGAAGGCATTCTTCCCGCCAACAGCCCTGCGCGTCTTTTCGTATCGGCGTATGAAGAGCTGAGGCTTTGGGCGACGCTGGACAGGGAAAGAAATTGCATTATCGCCGACCGTCCCGTCATTCCCGCCTTGGAACGAACCTTGGATCGCGCCATCGAACTCGAAAAAGAACGCTGGGAACGAGGGACGACGTTCTTGGCGACTACGGCCAGCGTTTCGCCGCTGCTGGGCCTTCTCGGCACTGTGTGGGGCGTTTTCCTCACGTTTCACCAAATGGGCATGGAGCAAAACATCACGCTGCAGACGGTCGGCCCCGGCATCTCGGAAGCCCTTTTGACCACAGTAGTAGGGTTACTCGTGGCCATTCCAGCCGTTTTCGCTCATAACGGGATTCTCCGCGCCGTGAGAAACATCGAAACGGAACTGGAAAGCTTTTCCAGCGAAATCATCAACCATTTCGACCGGCAAATCGTTGTCGGAGCCTACCGCAAGCAACCCGAAAAACTGATGCTAAGGAAGAAAACCAGTGTCGTTACGTAA
- the tadA gene encoding tRNA adenosine(34) deaminase TadA, translated as MPPIVSHEYFMRLALNQAKIAQAFGDAPVGAIIVKNGAVIGRGRNQREEKNDPAGHAEILALRDAAAQIGSWRLDECSLYCTLEPCVMCSGAIVAARIAHLYYGAPDPKAGGIESLYQIAEDARLNHQVLVHSGILREACEELLKDFFERLR; from the coding sequence ATGCCTCCAATCGTTTCTCACGAATATTTCATGCGCCTGGCGCTCAATCAAGCTAAAATCGCGCAAGCCTTTGGAGACGCGCCGGTGGGAGCGATCATTGTGAAAAACGGCGCCGTCATCGGACGGGGACGGAATCAACGGGAAGAAAAGAACGATCCCGCCGGCCATGCGGAAATACTCGCCTTGCGGGACGCCGCCGCCCAGATTGGGAGTTGGCGGTTGGATGAATGCTCCCTTTATTGCACGCTGGAACCGTGCGTTATGTGCTCTGGAGCTATCGTGGCCGCCCGCATTGCGCATTTATATTACGGCGCTCCCGATCCCAAGGCGGGGGGAATCGAAAGTCTGTACCAGATCGCCGAAGACGCCCGGTTGAACCATCAGGTTCTGGTTCATTCGGGAATTTTGCGGGAAGCCTGCGAGGAGTTATTGAAAGATTTCTTCGAACGGCTACGATAA
- a CDS encoding glycosyltransferase produces MEPRKIRVLMLTTDSEICGTERIILSLLRHIDRSRFEPSLVTLFGPGDLIDAAKEWGVPGVNLKLREESLWKGLAAWRRLLREFQPDVIQSLLIHSNLLGRLTVLFRRKIKLLSGISTVYTVEGYGRLYAWIERLTHPLDTLYVVNSELGLDKVLHLIRLPGKKIALVHNGIETTVDEGDSEKLRCEVRREFGLAENHLVAGIVAQMRPAKRHDLLIQAAARLKMRFPELRLLFVGQGEMESALRDLAEKEGVAEETIFAGYRHDARRILYGMDIFALPSDVEGEPVSLMEAMDAGLPVITARTGGIPEIVEEGKSGLIFTPKDLDGLEIALAELLNDGDRRRRIGQAAKNRIREAFSAERMTAQFEDLYQRCMQS; encoded by the coding sequence ATGGAACCGCGAAAAATCCGCGTATTGATGTTGACCACCGATTCCGAAATCTGCGGAACCGAGCGGATCATTTTATCCCTGTTGCGCCATATCGACCGGAGCCGGTTCGAACCATCGTTGGTTACGCTTTTCGGCCCTGGCGATTTGATCGATGCGGCAAAAGAGTGGGGCGTTCCCGGCGTCAACCTGAAACTGCGCGAAGAATCTCTCTGGAAAGGTCTGGCCGCCTGGCGCCGTTTGCTTCGTGAGTTTCAGCCGGATGTCATTCAAAGCCTGCTGATTCATTCCAACCTTCTTGGCCGTTTGACGGTTTTATTTCGACGAAAAATCAAGTTATTGTCCGGCATCAGTACGGTTTATACTGTCGAAGGATACGGGCGGCTTTACGCCTGGATCGAACGGCTCACTCATCCTTTGGATACCCTTTACGTCGTCAATTCCGAATTGGGACTCGACAAGGTGCTCCATCTCATCCGCTTGCCGGGAAAAAAGATCGCTTTGGTTCATAATGGCATCGAAACAACCGTAGATGAAGGCGATTCGGAAAAACTTCGCTGCGAGGTTCGGCGGGAATTCGGTTTAGCGGAAAACCATCTTGTCGCGGGCATCGTGGCGCAAATGCGTCCTGCCAAGCGTCATGATTTGCTAATCCAAGCGGCAGCTAGGTTGAAGATGCGGTTTCCCGAACTTCGTTTATTATTTGTCGGACAAGGGGAGATGGAATCGGCTTTGCGTGACTTGGCCGAAAAAGAAGGCGTAGCCGAGGAAACGATTTTCGCTGGATATCGCCATGACGCCCGCCGAATTCTTTATGGGATGGATATCTTCGCATTGCCCTCGGACGTCGAAGGCGAACCGGTCTCTCTAATGGAAGCAATGGATGCTGGTCTACCGGTAATCACCGCCCGCACGGGAGGGATTCCTGAAATCGTGGAAGAGGGCAAGTCGGGCTTGATTTTTACGCCGAAAGATTTGGATGGGTTGGAGATAGCATTGGCGGAATTGTTAAACGACGGGGATAGAAGACGGCGTATAGGCCAAGCGGCGAAAAATCGGATCCGCGAGGCCTTTTCCGCCGAGCGTATGACGGCGCAGTTCGAGGATTTGTATCAGCGCTGTATGCAAAGTTAA
- a CDS encoding TonB C-terminal domain-containing protein encodes MNERTSIIVSFLIHIGVFCILILPPRSRYQLITDQFIPVSLQPFQDQAQQQPAPQPQKPPEPKPPEPKPPEPEVKKEPEPIKEKPELNNIKELLKDALSKKNTPTPAPTKKKIPTQKPTPKKAGTPTPTPPAFTPIPTEKLIPLSEVPAIVESASAPIVKSASTTEAKMTLETGNSNVDFSNYAAMLQYYLRQNWRAPAVRRPERREYVTVASFTIYKDGLISDIIIEQSSGWTLSDESVIEAIKLTSGLLKLPPEYADGSIRAKFPFILPME; translated from the coding sequence ATGAACGAGCGGACATCCATCATCGTTTCCTTCCTGATTCATATCGGCGTCTTCTGCATTCTTATTTTGCCGCCCCGCTCGCGTTATCAATTGATAACGGACCAATTCATTCCCGTATCGTTGCAACCGTTTCAAGATCAAGCCCAACAACAACCCGCCCCGCAACCGCAAAAGCCGCCGGAACCCAAACCGCCCGAACCTAAGCCGCCGGAGCCGGAAGTAAAAAAAGAACCGGAGCCGATAAAAGAAAAGCCGGAACTCAATAACATCAAAGAACTTTTAAAAGACGCACTATCGAAAAAAAATACGCCCACGCCGGCGCCTACGAAGAAAAAGATTCCAACGCAGAAGCCAACGCCCAAAAAAGCGGGTACGCCCACGCCAACGCCGCCCGCGTTTACTCCCATTCCCACGGAGAAACTGATACCTTTGTCCGAGGTTCCGGCCATTGTGGAGTCCGCTTCCGCGCCGATTGTGAAGTCCGCTTCTACGACGGAAGCCAAAATGACGCTGGAAACGGGAAACTCCAACGTCGATTTCAGCAATTACGCCGCCATGCTGCAATATTATTTACGGCAAAATTGGCGCGCTCCCGCCGTACGCCGCCCCGAACGGCGGGAATATGTTACTGTAGCCAGTTTCACGATCTATAAAGACGGACTGATTTCCGATATCATTATCGAACAATCATCCGGATGGACTTTGTCGGACGAATCGGTGATCGAAGCCATCAAGCTTACGAGCGGATTATTGAAACTCCCGCCCGAATACGCCGACGGAAGCATCCGGGCGAAATTTCCATTTATCCTACCTATGGAATGA
- a CDS encoding helicase-associated domain-containing protein, which yields MNLSNLLVHLPHEQLQRLADEFGLSSLTPSKRNLLQALMVRYRDRDFLAEVLTELPASCRRLLRTLVFFVDSDNGLIRIPEELRQAWRGETPLSEQWLILYEKGFLFPAGSEYPDAVMLPDEIRRNLRTLFFSQTGRLSPQGEMKWDDARLQDDALESIFHLLCLLRRVRAKRTQKGEIHKKIVDRWRQRIGIDSGGGDLFAFAFEYCLQKGLLIDRQNKYVLAPSAEDWMAQNEEEMRRDLWRHLLRRRILGDFGFQQLAIVLLTAEKSVCESGGTPLFLLKDLEKEFLRGIHPKDMLQLDPSRSIQESMRRLQSLGLLRMNHGEEPAFHFTPAGVHILFGREILEPAQEPSSALCVLQPNYELLAPPTAEYSILWKLDRMAEFKRRDVMTTFQLTQKSVVGALRAGWDAGEMISFLETAAGGKIPENVRYSLEDWRRKYGRIKLYRTVLVECDAPELADEMLHVPEVKDLLGERVSERHFVLPESKAKLLMRALQERGYEPSAARKLSEED from the coding sequence ATGAACTTATCCAACCTTCTGGTTCATCTCCCCCATGAACAGCTGCAACGGCTGGCAGACGAATTCGGCCTTTCTTCGTTGACGCCCTCCAAACGCAATTTGTTGCAGGCGCTTATGGTTCGCTATCGCGATCGGGATTTCTTGGCGGAGGTTTTGACGGAATTGCCCGCTTCCTGCCGCAGACTGCTGCGGACATTGGTTTTTTTTGTCGATTCGGATAACGGATTGATTCGCATCCCTGAGGAATTGCGGCAAGCCTGGCGCGGCGAAACTCCTCTCTCGGAACAATGGCTGATTCTGTACGAAAAAGGATTTCTTTTCCCTGCCGGTTCGGAATACCCGGACGCCGTTATGCTTCCGGACGAAATCCGGCGCAATTTGCGGACGTTGTTTTTTTCCCAAACCGGCCGTCTATCGCCGCAGGGAGAAATGAAATGGGATGACGCCCGTTTGCAGGACGATGCGCTGGAATCAATTTTTCATCTGCTCTGCCTTCTGCGCCGCGTCCGCGCCAAACGGACGCAAAAGGGGGAAATCCACAAAAAAATCGTCGATCGATGGCGGCAACGGATTGGAATTGACTCTGGAGGCGGCGATTTGTTCGCCTTTGCCTTCGAGTATTGTCTGCAAAAAGGTTTATTGATCGATCGCCAAAACAAATACGTCCTTGCGCCTTCGGCGGAAGATTGGATGGCGCAAAACGAAGAAGAAATGCGGCGCGATCTATGGCGTCATCTCTTGCGGCGACGCATCCTTGGCGACTTCGGATTCCAACAACTGGCCATCGTTCTGTTAACGGCGGAGAAATCCGTTTGCGAAAGCGGGGGAACGCCGTTGTTTCTTTTGAAGGATTTGGAGAAGGAGTTTTTACGGGGCATCCATCCCAAGGATATGCTGCAATTGGATCCATCTCGATCCATACAAGAATCCATGCGGCGGCTGCAATCGCTTGGACTTCTACGGATGAATCATGGCGAAGAACCTGCATTTCATTTCACTCCCGCAGGCGTTCATATTCTGTTTGGAAGGGAAATTCTCGAACCTGCTCAAGAACCTTCCTCCGCACTATGCGTTCTGCAGCCGAATTATGAATTGCTGGCGCCTCCGACGGCGGAGTATTCGATCTTGTGGAAACTAGACCGGATGGCGGAGTTCAAGCGGCGGGATGTTATGACGACGTTTCAGTTGACGCAAAAAAGCGTCGTCGGCGCATTGCGCGCCGGATGGGACGCTGGCGAGATGATCTCATTCTTGGAAACGGCCGCAGGAGGAAAAATTCCCGAAAACGTGCGCTACAGCCTGGAGGATTGGCGCCGCAAGTATGGAAGAATCAAACTGTATCGAACCGTCCTGGTGGAATGCGACGCGCCGGAATTGGCCGACGAAATGCTGCACGTGCCCGAAGTGAAGGATTTGCTGGGCGAGCGGGTGTCGGAACGGCATTTCGTTCTGCCGGAATCTAAAGCCAAATTACTGATGAGGGCGCTGCAAGAACGCGGTTACGAACCGTCCGCCGCCCGTAAATTGTCGGAAGAGGATTGA
- a CDS encoding TIGR00266 family protein, whose amino-acid sequence MKYEILGDDMQMALIHLDSSDEIRAEGGAMMYMNDAVRFDSKMQGGFFKSIGRMLTGESLFLATFTSPSGGGKVAFAAPYPGKIHVFELKGNAVLCQKDAFLCSHGDIDVTIAFTRKLGAGFFGGEGFILQKVRGHGTAFIHAGGTLVTEELGPGQVLLVDTGCLVAFDDSIQYDIQMAGGLKTSLFGGEGLFLARLTGPGRALLQTLPFSRLANRIYSAAGGSKDDSTAGGGLLGGLGSLLGGDRS is encoded by the coding sequence ATGAAATACGAAATCCTGGGCGATGACATGCAAATGGCTTTGATCCACCTCGACTCCTCCGATGAAATCCGGGCGGAAGGGGGAGCGATGATGTACATGAACGACGCCGTCCGCTTTGACAGCAAGATGCAAGGCGGTTTTTTTAAAAGCATCGGGCGCATGTTGACCGGCGAGAGTCTGTTTCTGGCGACGTTTACGTCGCCCTCCGGCGGCGGCAAGGTGGCGTTCGCCGCGCCCTATCCGGGAAAAATCCATGTCTTTGAATTGAAGGGCAATGCCGTTCTCTGCCAGAAGGACGCTTTTCTCTGCAGTCACGGCGACATCGATGTTACGATCGCTTTTACGAGAAAACTGGGCGCAGGCTTCTTCGGCGGCGAAGGATTCATTCTGCAAAAAGTCCGGGGGCATGGAACCGCCTTCATCCATGCGGGAGGAACGTTGGTTACGGAAGAACTGGGGCCGGGACAGGTCCTGTTGGTCGATACCGGCTGCTTGGTCGCCTTCGACGATTCCATTCAATACGACATCCAAATGGCGGGAGGATTGAAAACCAGTTTATTCGGCGGCGAAGGGCTTTTTCTCGCCCGTTTGACGGGGCCGGGCCGCGCCTTACTGCAAACGCTGCCCTTCTCGCGGCTCGCCAACCGCATTTACAGCGCCGCCGGAGGCAGTAAAGACGACAGCACGGCGGGCGGGGGATTGTTGGGCGGATTGGGTTCGTTATTAGGCGGGGATAGGTCTTGA
- a CDS encoding biopolymer transporter ExbD → MSLRKVRYRTEALADVNMTNLIDVVMVLLISFILVSNFVQTGLDIQVPEVGYVTATGKEKIIVGVDQFGKISVNGAPINKEELVGKLKGLKADYPEEEIFIRVDKRSLVENFAFVSSGAKEAGFNKIMLPMTLLKQEP, encoded by the coding sequence GTGTCGTTACGTAAAGTCCGTTATCGCACGGAAGCCTTGGCCGACGTCAACATGACGAACCTAATCGACGTTGTCATGGTGCTGTTGATCTCTTTCATCCTCGTTTCCAATTTCGTTCAAACCGGTCTGGACATCCAGGTGCCCGAAGTGGGTTACGTTACGGCGACGGGAAAAGAAAAAATCATCGTCGGCGTCGATCAATTCGGAAAAATTTCCGTCAACGGGGCTCCTATCAACAAAGAGGAACTTGTCGGAAAACTGAAAGGATTGAAGGCGGACTATCCTGAAGAGGAAATCTTCATCCGGGTGGATAAACGGAGCCTGGTCGAGAATTTCGCCTTTGTTTCCTCCGGCGCCAAAGAAGCCGGATTCAATAAAATCATGCTTCCCATGACCCTCTTGAAGCAAGAGCCATAA